A stretch of DNA from Agelaius phoeniceus isolate bAgePho1 chromosome 4, bAgePho1.hap1, whole genome shotgun sequence:
TGCTTCATACATTTCCAGATCCTACCAGGAAAATGATGCCAGTCACTAGTGCCAGAAGGAAACTCTCTCAAATGAACTGCAATACTCGATGAGATTAAACAAAATTAGGTTGATTTAGAGAAGCCCAGGGGTTAGCAAAGGCACCGCACTAGTTGTGCCTAAAAAGCTTAATCCCCATCCAGGTCCACAGGTGAAAGAACACATAAACCGGTACTGTAACGGGAAGGAGGAGGCTGTAGAAACACAGGCTGGTTGTGCTGGTGCAGCCCTGGGGGAAGTTTTCGTCCACGCTGGCCGAGTAGAACaggcctgccagggacagcaggggaacGAGCACAGTCAGCgtgggcagcgagggcagcagcccagctccggCCATCAGGCCCCGGTACCGCCGGGCCCGGCGGCTCCTCACGGCCGCTCCGAGCCCTCGGCCGGCGCCTTCGTGTGCGTCCTCCTGGCAGCCTCCGGAACCATGTTCGGGATGCCGTCGATGATGGGGTACGCGATGCCCAGCTCCTCGTTAATGAGCTCGTTCGTAGATTCTTCGTACCTGCTCAGCCAAGTCGGGGAGGGGGGAGAAACACCCAAGCGAGAACATGAGGAGCAGGGACTAACCTGGCTTTGCCCAGGGCTCGGGCGCAGCTCCCCCGGCCCATCCTCACCTCAGCGGCCGCTTGGAGAGAGGGCACACCAGGAAGCGCAGCAATGATGGCTCCAGGGGCTGCGGCCGCGCTGAGCCGGAGCCCGAGTCTGAACCGGAGCCCGAGTCTGAACCGGAGCCCGAGCCCGAgctttgttcctgctcctgctgcccgtGGCAGTGCCGGCGGTGCCCGGGGCTGGCCGGGGCCGCCCGCCGCAGccgcagcggcagcagcagggccGGACCGCGCAGCATGGCCGCGCTTCCGCCGCCACGGCCCGCCCCGAGCGGCGcccgccccgctgcccgccccgctgcccgcccccCTCAGCCGGGCTCCGTGCGTGTTTCGGAATGTAGAATAGATCAAGGTTAAGTCGGGATGGTTTTCGGTGTAAGATCTTTGTACACTTTCGAGCTTAatcaggaaggaaggagaactAGTCAGTGaaacaggcagcagccagcattTCCTAGCCAAAGACATCCGGGAATGAAAAGCCATAAGGATGCAGTAAATCAAGATGTTGATGTATGTCTATACATACATTGCTAACTTGGTAAAATACTCAATGTGAAGAAGGCCCAtcacttgttttgaaaattttaaaagtttaatagtaataaaatggttataaaatagtcatataattagagtaataataatttcgacaaattgaattaggacaatatgagacaatagagacaaagagttacgtccaggtacctttttctgggcagcacgagcccgaaaaaggatacccgttaacaaaggattaacccttaaaaacaacagcctgttgcatattcatacacttcatacatgatgcataaattccattcaaacacaggattctgtctggtcatcgtcaacttcttcctctgaatcctaacggTGCCTTCAAGGAGGGAAGAAgttggtttcttctgataagagggcaataaattctttttctctgaaagatttaggtgtcctgtggctgctatctcgctgcgagtcctttctttaaaagaagtatcctacatagcatagtttctattttaacatttttataacctaaaactatatttaacacactacttaagagaattaatacagcattactttctaacacaacacgtataatattcattttaatatttgtgaaaagccaatcataaaatacatgcatttttcacactcaAGGTCCACATAGCCTGTAGCTGAACTGTGTTCATTATAATAGTTAAAATCATGCCCACAGGGCAAAGAGACCCCTGCCCAGGTGAAGACCCTTCCTCTGAGGGTGTGTGGAAGTCAGCTGGGGTTATGTAACTTGTTTGGAAATTACTAACCAAGCATAACAGACTTGGACAGTTACTTACTCTGAATTTCTGTGTACAAATAATGGCTCAAAAAGTCTGGTGGGGGGTGCTTGCTTTGTGGATTACCATCGAGTACCCAGGTTGGCACAACCGTGAGATAAAAAATCAGTGTCTCTCTCTCAGGTGTGTAATTATTGGCTTGTTGCACACCAGGTAAGGAATCTGATTTTGTGAGCAACATGAGTGTCTCTATTTATggctgtctctgcccttgcAGGTGTCCTTTGAGGGTGAGGCGGGGGTGGACGAAGGTGCAGTGTCCCAGGAGCTCTTCAGCATTGCAGCCAGGatcctctgccagcccagcaccatcACCTTCTGTCACTTCACCTCCGGCCTCGTGTGGTTCCCCAGACAGGCAAGGCAGCCCTGTGGGGGTGGATGGGGGCCCCACCCATGGGAAAAGGCAGTCATGGCTTGTTCCTAACCAGGTGTGCTTGTTCCTAACCAGGCCCcgagctgtgaggatgaggaCATCTTCCTCTTGATCGGGACACTGTGTGGAATGGCCCTGTTTAACCAGTGCACGGtgcccttccccttccccagggcTCTCTACAAAAAGCTACTGGGCCTGGCCCCCACCCTAGAGGACCTTGAGGAACTGCTGCCAACTGTGGGCCGGTATGAGCCAGGCATGGCCCAAGCTTTGGCTGGGTCCCTTGCCTTGATCGTGCACTGGGAGATCCCAGAGCCTGAATTTGGGGTACCCATTACATCTGCATTTGCCTTTGTGAAGATGCTAGAAGCCACAGATTTCCAAGAGGTCCTTGTCCAGGACATGGATGTTGCTCTCAGAGGCTGGCATTGCCAAAACAAAATGCCAGGCCTCATGATTTAGAGGGTGTCAGATCTCTGCCCCACCAGAGCTGAAGTCCACACTGTGAAGATATAAGTGTTCAAAACACTTTGGGCTGTAGTTTGGACTTGAAAGAACTAATGACTCAATTATTaatgttgggggtttttttccgaTTTACTAATTATCACTTTCCACAATATTGCCTTGCACAAGTACAGTATTACAAAATGCTGCCAATTCTGAGAACCCTTGTGCAGAGTTTCCATGCACTGGGAGAGGAGATATCAGGCAGACATAAGAGGGAaaggtgctgctgccaccagcataATGCTTCTAGGCCTCTGAAGCCCAGTCTTCCAGGCAAGTGATATAAACAACCAAGAAGATGAGAATCCCATCCCATAAGCCAGTGACCGTGTTGAGGTGCTAAATTCTTGAGGTGCTAAATTCACTGAGGTTCCTCAGTGAATTGGAACACAAGGTTGCCTGCAATAATTGGAAAGGTGCTGCACCCCAAAATAATTCTCCCAGATCATCCATCCCTCCGTTCCACACTTAATTCCTCACTAGATAATGCCTAGAGAGGAAGCAAGACTGTGGTCCCAAACCCAGTTGTCACTGAACTTGGTGTAAAGTTGTCCACACAGGGCATGGGGATGGACTTGCCTGGAAACTTTTTTTACTGGAGGCATTTGTGCTCAGCTTATGTCAGCAGCAAGATGAAATTTCAGTGCCATATATATCATGGTTCTGTGTGAGTGTAGGTGTTGTGCACATGTATGCATTTAAATACTGCTTGTCAAAGGATGTTTTTTAGCAGAATTTGCAAATGCACTGAATGGTCATGTTTCTTCTCTCTTTAATCCCTTTTGTGTTTGGACAGGAATCTTCGGAGAATTTTGAATGAAGAAAGTGATGGCTTGGACTTGAACTTCACGGTAAGACATCCCACAAAGGTACTGTCtcagtttggaaagacaggagtctgctaaggaaggcaggagactccctgaaatggagaatgtgaacattcctccccacccctctgaattactataaattttaaattaaggggctctcaggcaaaaaatatgggagcaggaaataacagttctttaatagggaagaaaataaaaggctaaaataaacaatgcagtgcactagaacaacactgacagagtcagaacccaacccgacaccctgtgggtcagggtgttggcagcagtccaattggaattgtggctgcagtcctcctggagtgtcaggtgtggttctgctggagcagggatcctgtaaaaaaagggtgtagtcttcctctgaagatccagtggaagaagaggcagctgctgttcctctggaaatccagtggagaagctggctggtgttccagaatcgccagattatatctgggtagcaatgcttggctcctccctttgggcagagcatctcacaatgggatgctacagttcttatcagtcatgcagtgacattcaatagcctgttatcagcagatgtcctctcccaagggaggagtgattgtggaagagataaggaaagcTGCCCACTTgacagaaga
This window harbors:
- the PIGY gene encoding phosphatidylinositol N-acetylglucosaminyltransferase subunit Y, which codes for MAGAGLLPSLPTLTVLVPLLSLAGLFYSASVDENFPQGCTSTTSLCFYSLLLPVTVPVYVFFHLWTWMGIKLFRHN
- the PYURF gene encoding protein preY, mitochondrial gives rise to the protein MLRGPALLLPLRLRRAAPASPGHRRHCHGQQEQEQSSGSGSGSDSGSGSDSGSGSARPQPLEPSLLRFLVCPLSKRPLRYEESTNELINEELGIAYPIIDGIPNMVPEAARRTHTKAPAEGSERP